Genomic DNA from Carnobacterium divergens DSM 20623:
AAATCACGGCTAGCCCATAGGAGTTCGCTTGAACGCCTAAAATAGAAAGCAATGCTCCACCAACGGCTGAACAAATTAGCATCACTAATAACGGTTTCATTCCATATCGGAGAGTAATTCCAAATAATGCTGGTTCGCTAACACCTAATAATTGTGTGATTCCTGCACTTGTTCCAATCACCTTGATATTTTTATTTTTGGCTTTAGTACTAATTGCAAAACAAACTGCTGCATTCGCAAATCCATACATCGCACATAGAGTAATCAAAGGATTGAAACCTGTTGACGCTAATAATGTCGTTTCAATCATAATAAATAAATGATGCATTCCCGTCATTACGGCTAACGGATATAAAAAACCAATAATCAATCCGCCAATTCCAAAAGGAACATGAATCAAGCCTTCAACTACATAAACTAAACCATTTTCAACAAAGTGCAACAGTGGTCCCAATATAAGTAATCCTGTTAGCATCATTACAAAAATAACGACAAAAGGGGTGAACATTAAATCTAGTGAATCTGGCATTCTTTTCCGTAAAATCCGCTCTAATTTTGCGCCTAAAATCCCAATGACTAATGCCGTCAAAACACTTCCTTGATATCCCACAATTGGTATAAAGCCAAATGCAATAATCGGATTAACGCCACTGTTAATATCTGCTACAGAATATGCATTAGGAAGCATTGGCGACACTAACATCAATCCTATGACAAATCCAATAATTGGTGTTCCTCCAAATTTTTTAAATGCGGACCAACAAATTAATGCTGGTAAAAAAGCAAAAACAGTGTCTGTTAAAACACTCATCAACGTTAACATATACGCAGGTATATGGTCGGCTGAAGTTCCAAAAAATCCCAAGACTGTATCATTTAACACAACACCTTTTAGTCCGAGAAATAGACCCGTTGCAACAATTCCCGGAATAATTGGAATGAAGATATCCGCTAACGTACGAATCCCTCGTTTGATTGGATTGCCTTCTTTTTTGATTTCTTCTAAATTGGTAACCTTGTCTTGAAAGACAGGATTATTTTGAATAATCGACTCGTATACTTTATTTACAATTCCAGTTCCTAAAATAATTTGGTACTGTCCAGCATTAAAAAAGACCCCTTTGACTTGATCAATTTTTTCTATCTCTTGGTCCTCAATCAGCATCCGGTCCTTAACTTCTAGTCGTAAACGAGTTGCACAATGTGTTATCGATAGAATATTTCCTTCGCCAACTACTGCAAGAATGTCTTCGCCTATCTTTTTATAATCTGTCGCCATGTTGTTCCCTCCAAAATTTTCTATTTTACTAAAATACTTTGATACGGTGCAAGTTTGATTTCTTTGCCTAGTAGCTGCGTCGAGTGAGATGTTAAATAAAGCACTTCCACTTCTTTTTCTACTATCAGCGTTTCTGACACAGGACTCAAATTGGTAAAAGAGTATATCTTTTCTCCTCCTAATTCTCGATAATACCCAATAATAGAATCTGGCAATTCCTTCAAGAAATGAATAGCGCCAGTTTTTAAAATTGGACTTATTGGCGAGTTTTGTCTCAACTCAATCATTTTTTTATAAAATTCTAACACTGTATTTTTCGCAGCGTTAATCGTTGGATATTCTTCAGTCATCGCTAACCATGGTTGATGATTTGAAAAACCACCATATTGGCTATTGTCCCATGGCATCGGTGTCCGAGAGTTATCACGGCTTCTCAAGTTAACAAAATTAAGTGCCTCTTTTTCAGAAATTCCCTCTTGTATTGCGCGGTAAAAATTATCAATGCTTGAGATATCATCAAATTGTTTCATATGATGTCGCTCGGCATTAATCATCCCTAATTCTTGACCTTGATAGATGAATGGCGTTCCTCTTAAAAAGAAATACATTGCACCAATTCCCTTAGCAGCTTCGGCTGTTTGAAATTCTTTCTTAACAAGCTTAGACAATGCTCTTGGTTGGTCGTGATTTTCAATAAAATTGGCTCCCCAACCTGCATTTTGTAGCGCTTCCTGAGATTGAATTATTAATTCTTTAAATTCTTTTGTAGTCCAGTTGGTTCGTTTAAACCAATCAGATCCAGATTCCACATCAATATCTGCATAATGGAAATCAAAAATCATTGAAAAATAACCCTCTTCTCCAATAAAATCTGAAAATTCATCGTAAGCCACTCCTGGAGCTTCTCCAACAGTTACACAATTGTATTTCTCAAAAGTCTCTTTCTTTAATTCATTCAGGAAAAATTCGATTCCTGGTTGATTTCTAGTCTTATGCTTGCAAGACACGAGACCGTCTACACCATCAGCAGGTAGACTTTCATAGTTCTGATCCTTCTTGATAAACGTAATCGAATCAATACGAAACCCTGCAATTCCCTTTTCAAGCCAACGATTAATCATCTGATACAACTCTTGGCGTAGCTCTGGATTTTCCCAATTTAAATCGGGCTGCTTTTTATCAAAGACATGCAAGTAGTAGCTCTCTTCTCCTGGAACTTTTTCCCAAACAGATCCTCCAAAAATCGAACGCCAATTATTCGGACGTTCCTTCCCTTCTTTAAAGATGTAATATTCTCGATATTTACTTTTTTTGTCGGCCAATGCTTGCTGAAACCAAGTGTGTTCGTCTGAGGTATGATTGATGACAAGATCTAGCATCAGCTTAATCTCTAGTTTTTTTGCTTCTGCTACTAATTCATCAAACTCTTCCATTGTTCCAAATTCAGGGTTAATGCCTTCAAAATCTGCAATATCATAGCCGTTGTCAACCATTGGTGAGGTAAAAATTGGGCAGATCCAAAGAGTTGTGATGCCTAATTCTTTTAGATAGGGTAACTTTTCTTTGATTCCTTTGATGTCTCCTACACCATCATTATTTGAATCTTTAAAACTCTTGGGATAGACTTGGTAAATAACTTCTTCTTTCCACCAATCTTTTGTTGTTTTGCTCTTTTTCATTTTTTATACCTCTTTTCATTTTGTGGTATCGATATCATATTAAAGATATAAGAAAACCCGTATATGTTTAAACGGATTTTCTTTGAACTAATGTTAATTCAAGTTGTGATTGATCTACTTGGTACGTTGTTTCTTCAATGAGCGAAATCAATAACTTCGTGGATTCTGCACCTAATGCGGCAACAGGTTGATTAATCGTTGTTAGTGGAACGGCCAGTAGTGAAGTAAATGGCTGGTTATCAAAGCCCATGATTGCTATATCTTCAGGAACTTGAAGCTTTTGCTGAAGAGTGTATTCTAAAATCCCCATCGCTACCTCATCACTATTTGTAAAAATAGCATCTGGTCGATTGCTCTCAGGCAACTCGATTAGTTGCTTTGCAACTTGATGGCCATCTTCAATTGTGTGTACTTGTTGAAAAATCCATTCTTTCTTAATAGCTAATTTTTGCTCAAGCATCGCACGTTCAAAGCCTTGCGTCCGCGTTTTTCCATGTCCCTTTGTCGTTAATGTTCCACCTGTACAATAGGCAATTTTCTGATAATTTTTTTTAATCAAAAATTGAATCGCTTCATATGTCGCTTGCTCTTGATTGGTTATGACCTGAGGTACTGCTGCTTCTGGTAGTTGTTCATTGCAAAAAACAATGGGACCAAAAGTTTGATAATCTTC
This window encodes:
- a CDS encoding LacI family DNA-binding transcriptional regulator, whose translation is MATIKDVAKRADLSVSTVSRYLNQHPYISDDKKKRIKAAMEELNYTPSSIATQLRSKKGTMIGILVSRITNPFFSYLVDAIEKQAKEHGYNVLIMQTYDDSDAEMKMLEMLKQSVINGLIMCSVEGDAKMIEDYQTFGPIVFCNEQLPEAAVPQVITNQEQATYEAIQFLIKKNYQKIAYCTGGTLTTKGHGKTRTQGFERAMLEQKLAIKKEWIFQQVHTIEDGHQVAKQLIELPESNRPDAIFTNSDEVAMGILEYTLQQKLQVPEDIAIMGFDNQPFTSLLAVPLTTINQPVAALGAESTKLLISLIEETTYQVDQSQLELTLVQRKSV
- a CDS encoding PTS transporter subunit EIIC — its product is MATDYKKIGEDILAVVGEGNILSITHCATRLRLEVKDRMLIEDQEIEKIDQVKGVFFNAGQYQIILGTGIVNKVYESIIQNNPVFQDKVTNLEEIKKEGNPIKRGIRTLADIFIPIIPGIVATGLFLGLKGVVLNDTVLGFFGTSADHIPAYMLTLMSVLTDTVFAFLPALICWSAFKKFGGTPIIGFVIGLMLVSPMLPNAYSVADINSGVNPIIAFGFIPIVGYQGSVLTALVIGILGAKLERILRKRMPDSLDLMFTPFVVIFVMMLTGLLILGPLLHFVENGLVYVVEGLIHVPFGIGGLIIGFLYPLAVMTGMHHLFIMIETTLLASTGFNPLITLCAMYGFANAAVCFAISTKAKNKNIKVIGTSAGITQLLGVSEPALFGITLRYGMKPLLVMLICSAVGGALLSILGVQANSYGLAVILSPLMYIYDPYQLITYILVGVLTFAVAFVLTYLFAVPQELMISEER
- a CDS encoding alpha-glucosidase; amino-acid sequence: MKKSKTTKDWWKEEVIYQVYPKSFKDSNNDGVGDIKGIKEKLPYLKELGITTLWICPIFTSPMVDNGYDIADFEGINPEFGTMEEFDELVAEAKKLEIKLMLDLVINHTSDEHTWFQQALADKKSKYREYYIFKEGKERPNNWRSIFGGSVWEKVPGEESYYLHVFDKKQPDLNWENPELRQELYQMINRWLEKGIAGFRIDSITFIKKDQNYESLPADGVDGLVSCKHKTRNQPGIEFFLNELKKETFEKYNCVTVGEAPGVAYDEFSDFIGEEGYFSMIFDFHYADIDVESGSDWFKRTNWTTKEFKELIIQSQEALQNAGWGANFIENHDQPRALSKLVKKEFQTAEAAKGIGAMYFFLRGTPFIYQGQELGMINAERHHMKQFDDISSIDNFYRAIQEGISEKEALNFVNLRSRDNSRTPMPWDNSQYGGFSNHQPWLAMTEEYPTINAAKNTVLEFYKKMIELRQNSPISPILKTGAIHFLKELPDSIIGYYRELGGEKIYSFTNLSPVSETLIVEKEVEVLYLTSHSTQLLGKEIKLAPYQSILVK